The Apium graveolens cultivar Ventura chromosome 11, ASM990537v1, whole genome shotgun sequence genome has a window encoding:
- the LOC141695826 gene encoding DUF724 domain-containing protein 5-like encodes MSAFRLFRQNPHFQNLLLGKKGSREGSAITLMVDFVNVVEKTRTLEPDDPKNILDDMVEILHKVEYNGFDVNAVREHVVQLLSIKDNREEHKVKAKKPRDQIEEEEEKNKYLNNHIRLVQD; translated from the coding sequence ATGTCGGCATTTCGCCTATTCCGCCAGAATCCACACTTTCAAAACCTTCTTCTCGGGAAAAAAGGTTCTCGTGAAGGATCGGCTATAACTTTAATGGTTGACTTTGTCAATGTTGTTGAGAAGACACGCACCTTAGAGCCTGATGACCCAAAAAATATTTTAGATGATATGGTGGAAATCCTTCATAAAGTGGAATATAATGGGTTTGATGTCAATGCAGTACGTGAGCATGTAGTGCAATTGCTATCAATAAAGGACAATCGGGAAGAACATAAAGTTAAGGCAAAGAAACCTAGAGATCAGATCGAGGAAGaggaagaaaaaaataaatatttgaataatCACATACGTTTAGTGCAAGATTAG